The Leptospira venezuelensis genome contains a region encoding:
- the mtnC gene encoding acireductone synthase encodes MEKENTELYLFDIEGTTTPIEFVHKVLFPYSVQNFQSFFSETSAETGFAEELIIASKNEKEYTEEVSESPESLSKFCKYLVSKDRKLGILKEIQGRIWKKGYESGELKSTIFSDVPPFLERIKKSGKRAAVYSSGSVEAQVLIYKYCEAGDLTVYFENYFDTAVGGKKEASSYIKIAEKLSLSPSSIVFFTDIKEEADAATQAGVRPIIVSRPGNHPQAEHKYQVIQDFSQILA; translated from the coding sequence TTGGAAAAAGAAAACACCGAGTTATATTTATTCGATATAGAGGGAACAACTACGCCGATTGAATTCGTGCATAAGGTTTTATTCCCCTACTCGGTCCAAAACTTCCAATCATTCTTCTCTGAAACCTCGGCGGAAACAGGCTTCGCCGAGGAACTCATTATTGCTTCTAAAAATGAGAAGGAATATACGGAAGAAGTTTCCGAATCTCCAGAATCACTTTCCAAATTTTGCAAATACCTAGTATCTAAAGATCGTAAATTAGGGATTTTGAAAGAGATCCAAGGAAGAATCTGGAAGAAAGGATATGAATCTGGGGAATTAAAGAGTACAATCTTCTCAGACGTCCCTCCCTTTTTAGAAAGGATCAAAAAATCAGGAAAACGTGCGGCAGTTTATTCTTCTGGAAGTGTAGAAGCCCAGGTCTTAATCTATAAATATTGTGAAGCAGGAGATCTTACTGTATATTTCGAAAATTATTTCGATACTGCAGTGGGAGGGAAAAAGGAAGCTTCAAGTTATATAAAAATAGCCGAAAAACTTTCTCTGTCACCAAGCTCTATCGTATTCTTCACAGACATAAAGGAAGAAGCAGATGCAGCAACCCAGGCGGGAGTCAGACCTATTATAGTTTCTCGTCCGGGGAACCATCCTCAAGCTGAACATAAGTATCAGGTGATCCAGGACTTTAGTCAGATATTAGCCTAA
- a CDS encoding MFS transporter, giving the protein MSQPTSEKSLLRYFGLGELAAHGGNAILAFWMIMGMAFFLFADQNLIAPNLRNIAGSFGITDQQEIDWKLGGLIPICFFVLGGLVSVYMGYLTQRFPRKPLVIGTVLLGEIPCLLSGFARNYEEFLILRTLTGFGLGGSFPLLFSLVADYFSDKSRSTAAGYLSLSMGLGVGLGQMVGGTFGTSDPINGWRDSFIYMAAPSFLFMLVYGLFCKEPARGGKEKELVNISTDVNSETVRLTWKDIKTLFSTKTNIGIFMQGIPGCVPWGVFFVFLNDYYEFHYGMPKDSASAMVIFAAVGIFIGTFFGGVVGQKIYDTNKTLLPIFCGSMILIGILPTVYLLHAGSVAGSSAFIFINILTGIIISVTGPNVRALIMNVNPPKSRSSMFALYNLTDNLGNGLGPAMAALILTVLPDRTQAFTIAILFWIPCGLAWLYILKNFKHDEQKMHEELAAEAGRIKRTA; this is encoded by the coding sequence ATGTCTCAACCGACCTCGGAAAAAAGCCTGCTTCGATATTTCGGATTAGGCGAACTTGCCGCCCATGGAGGAAACGCGATCCTCGCCTTTTGGATGATCATGGGAATGGCCTTCTTTCTATTCGCGGACCAAAACCTGATCGCACCGAATCTCAGAAATATTGCAGGCTCGTTCGGGATAACTGATCAACAAGAGATCGATTGGAAATTGGGAGGACTCATCCCAATCTGCTTCTTCGTTTTAGGAGGACTGGTTTCGGTTTATATGGGTTATCTTACTCAAAGATTTCCTAGAAAACCTTTGGTTATCGGAACTGTATTACTGGGAGAGATCCCTTGCCTACTTTCCGGATTCGCAAGAAACTACGAAGAATTTTTAATCCTCAGAACTCTAACAGGTTTCGGCTTAGGAGGAAGTTTCCCTCTTTTATTCTCCTTAGTGGCGGATTATTTTTCTGACAAGTCACGTTCCACCGCAGCGGGATATTTATCTCTTTCCATGGGATTAGGAGTCGGCCTAGGCCAAATGGTAGGAGGAACTTTCGGTACCTCTGATCCAATCAACGGATGGAGAGACAGTTTTATTTATATGGCTGCTCCTTCTTTCTTATTCATGTTAGTTTACGGATTATTCTGTAAAGAACCTGCAAGAGGGGGAAAAGAGAAGGAATTGGTGAATATATCCACCGACGTAAACTCAGAAACTGTTCGTTTAACATGGAAGGATATCAAAACTCTATTCTCCACCAAAACCAATATAGGTATCTTCATGCAAGGTATCCCAGGTTGTGTGCCTTGGGGGGTATTCTTTGTATTCTTGAATGATTATTATGAGTTCCATTATGGAATGCCTAAAGATTCTGCTTCCGCTATGGTGATCTTTGCGGCAGTAGGGATCTTTATAGGAACATTCTTTGGTGGGGTTGTTGGCCAAAAAATATACGACACTAATAAAACATTATTACCAATCTTCTGCGGTAGTATGATCCTTATCGGGATCCTTCCTACTGTGTATCTATTACACGCGGGAAGTGTTGCAGGAAGCTCTGCATTCATTTTCATTAATATACTAACGGGGATCATCATCTCTGTGACCGGACCGAACGTAAGAGCGCTGATCATGAATGTGAATCCTCCTAAAAGTAGATCGTCCATGTTTGCTCTTTATAATCTTACGGACAATTTAGGAAATGGGCTTGGACCTGCAATGGCAGCATTAATCCTTACAGTATTGCCGGATAGAACACAAGCATTTACGATCGCGATACTTTTCTGGATACCTTGCGGACTCGCATGGCTCTATATCCTGAAAAATTTCAAACACGACGAACAAAAAATGCATGAAGAATTGGCAGCAGAAGCTGGAAGGATCAAAAGGACTGCTTAA
- a CDS encoding alpha/beta hydrolase: MAYQHKEFFFQSSRDNTKLYGQAWTKSGANRVIVFCHGFGEHSGRYSNLIQYFKDSDVNFYGLDLRGHGKSEGKRGHASGFEAFVDDLADFVQEVRKREHRDKILLLGHSMGGVVVIRYALEGINQDYIYGVVACSSALKIPTTPFQRFQISVAGFLRKIAPSTTLDANLDTNLVSRDPEVVQAYIDDPMVHGKVSFSMGYELFQQGAIANRKAGILRTPILILHGLADGIADPAGSLEFYNHLVYKNKRMKTYKGFYHELMNEPAGEREKVLKDIKEFMDSLVPERAKSAPKKASAKKSAKSKPSPKKKAVAKKK, translated from the coding sequence ATGGCCTACCAACATAAAGAGTTCTTCTTCCAATCTTCCAGAGACAATACCAAATTATACGGTCAAGCATGGACCAAATCCGGAGCCAATCGTGTAATTGTTTTTTGTCATGGATTCGGAGAGCATAGTGGTAGGTATTCTAACCTCATCCAATATTTTAAAGATAGTGATGTTAATTTTTACGGTTTGGACCTAAGAGGTCACGGAAAATCAGAAGGTAAAAGAGGACATGCATCCGGTTTTGAAGCATTTGTGGATGATTTAGCTGACTTCGTGCAAGAGGTCCGTAAAAGAGAACATAGGGATAAGATCCTACTTTTAGGACATTCCATGGGAGGAGTAGTCGTCATTCGCTACGCCTTGGAAGGTATCAACCAAGATTATATCTATGGTGTGGTAGCTTGCTCTTCTGCATTAAAAATTCCTACTACTCCATTCCAAAGATTCCAGATCTCTGTGGCTGGCTTCTTACGCAAGATTGCACCTTCTACCACCTTGGATGCAAACCTGGATACAAATTTGGTGAGTAGAGATCCAGAAGTTGTTCAGGCCTATATCGATGATCCAATGGTTCACGGTAAAGTTTCATTCTCCATGGGTTATGAATTGTTCCAGCAAGGAGCAATTGCAAATAGAAAGGCCGGGATCTTAAGGACTCCTATTTTAATTTTACATGGTTTAGCGGATGGGATCGCCGATCCTGCAGGAAGTTTAGAATTTTATAATCATTTGGTTTATAAGAATAAAAGAATGAAAACCTATAAAGGTTTTTACCATGAACTTATGAATGAACCTGCTGGAGAAAGAGAGAAGGTCCTAAAGGATATCAAAGAATTCATGGATTCTCTGGTGCCGGAAAGAGCTAAGTCTGCTCCCAAAAAGGCTAGCGCTAAGAAATCTGCCAAATCGAAACCCTCTCCTAAAAAGAAGGCAGTCGCAAAGAAAAAGTAA
- a CDS encoding endonuclease/exonuclease/phosphatase family protein → MKLFKRILLVLLSVFALLLLLVYFSTFHPSDLESVQVKCEEGAPSLESTKPIKVFSWNIQYFAGRNRVFWYDVPDETGPDTGPSREEIESTLKKVANVILERDPDFVLFQEVDDGAKKTYSENQSERILPLLSDKYPCKTEAFYWKAGFVPHPKIMGSVGMKLTIFSKYKILSASRHQLPTPPADPITKQLQLKRAILEASIDVKDKKPLVLLNTHLDAFSMGTDTMQRQVAFIVDLLEKLDSEKSEWVLAGDFNLLPPGFSRKQLHPNGAYYYSDDEEISPLFNKWNSTASLEELNGPNQEKFYTHVPNDPQIAKPDRTIDYMFYSKGLTKKEYNVLKEGEAIESSDHLPLEGTFSLESR, encoded by the coding sequence TTGAAATTATTCAAAAGAATCCTTCTGGTTTTGCTAAGTGTTTTCGCATTATTACTTCTGTTAGTTTACTTTTCTACATTCCATCCATCCGACTTGGAATCAGTACAAGTAAAATGTGAAGAAGGTGCTCCGAGCTTGGAGTCCACTAAACCGATCAAGGTATTCTCTTGGAATATACAATATTTCGCAGGTAGGAATCGTGTATTTTGGTATGATGTTCCGGATGAAACAGGGCCAGATACCGGACCGTCCAGAGAAGAAATAGAATCTACTCTCAAAAAAGTAGCGAATGTTATTTTAGAAAGAGATCCCGATTTTGTATTATTCCAAGAAGTAGATGACGGAGCTAAAAAAACTTATTCTGAAAATCAGTCGGAAAGAATTCTTCCTTTACTTTCAGACAAATATCCCTGCAAAACGGAAGCATTTTATTGGAAGGCAGGTTTTGTTCCTCATCCAAAGATAATGGGATCTGTTGGAATGAAACTTACTATATTCAGTAAATATAAAATTCTTTCTGCTTCTCGCCATCAGCTTCCTACTCCTCCCGCGGATCCTATTACCAAACAATTGCAGTTAAAACGTGCAATCTTAGAAGCTTCGATAGATGTAAAAGATAAAAAACCTTTGGTCCTTTTGAATACACATTTGGATGCATTCTCTATGGGGACAGACACAATGCAACGACAGGTTGCATTCATTGTTGATTTATTGGAAAAACTAGATTCAGAAAAATCGGAATGGGTTTTAGCAGGGGATTTTAATCTTCTTCCTCCGGGATTTTCCAGAAAACAATTACATCCTAACGGAGCTTATTATTATAGCGACGATGAGGAAATTTCACCTCTATTCAATAAATGGAATTCTACAGCAAGCTTAGAAGAATTGAACGGACCTAATCAGGAAAAATTTTATACCCATGTTCCGAACGATCCTCAAATCGCAAAACCCGATAGGACCATTGATTATATGTTCTATTCTAAGGGTTTAACTAAGAAAGAATATAACGTTTTAAAAGAAGGGGAGGCCATTGAATCAAGCGATCATCTTCCTTTAGAGGGGACCTTCTCCCTGGAATCTCGTTAA
- a CDS encoding VOC family protein, protein MRPFKILGVQQIAVGGDSKDKLKKFWVDTLGLQNIGSFRSEKENVDEDILQMGKGPYAVEVDIMEPVDPSKSPKVNDPKLNHIGLWVDDIHKAVGWLSAQGVRFTPGGIRKGAGGHDVTFIHPKGNEEFPLCGEGVLVELVQAPKEVIEALG, encoded by the coding sequence ATGAGACCGTTTAAAATTCTGGGAGTGCAGCAGATCGCAGTCGGCGGAGACAGTAAGGATAAACTCAAAAAATTTTGGGTGGATACTCTCGGATTGCAAAACATTGGTTCTTTTAGAAGTGAAAAAGAGAACGTAGATGAGGATATCCTACAGATGGGAAAGGGTCCTTACGCTGTAGAAGTGGATATCATGGAACCGGTAGATCCAAGTAAAAGTCCAAAAGTGAATGATCCAAAACTAAATCACATCGGACTTTGGGTAGATGATATCCATAAAGCTGTAGGATGGTTAAGCGCTCAAGGAGTTCGTTTTACTCCAGGCGGTATCCGTAAAGGTGCCGGCGGTCATGATGTGACTTTTATTCATCCGAAAGGAAATGAAGAATTTCCACTTTGCGGAGAGGGAGTTCTTGTAGAGCTTGTCCAAGCTCCTAAAGAAGTGATCGAAGCATTAGGCTGA
- a CDS encoding adenylate/guanylate cyclase domain-containing protein has translation MEKNEPSKEQNTFFEQEFKLLSDAQSFLEDSNTKEDPKQKLKAIVGSYESLLKQSSKIMKIGDSTQHRLLKTQEALTDSNIMLEAAYMDLKLVTEIGKIITSSLEPKVIIQSVYENTKSIVPMDVLAFGTYDEEKKEIKYKFCVIDGRYVPAPSVDSLEEDNPSSYCVKQQKELITLDLEKDFPNYLADIRKHFGENSQSALYFPLKVEERLIGILTVHSYSKNAFQPNQLNILRTLANYVAIGVDNADAYRTLSKRNKELKDSLEKIEVLNKSIEEERQKSENLLLNILPRSIADRLKGGEGVIADYFPSSTVLFADIVGFSKLTTKIQTPTRLVEILNRIFTEFDVIADKYKLEKIKTIGDCYMLAGGIPVPTEDHAHKAAQAALDMIHRLNELKPELEFEFNVRIGLHTGEVVAGVIGKNKFVYDLWGDSVNTASRMESHGTTGRIHVSESVYLALKDKYNFEDRNVIEVKGKGPMHTYFLEGIK, from the coding sequence GTGGAAAAGAACGAACCTTCGAAAGAACAGAATACTTTTTTCGAGCAGGAATTTAAACTTCTCTCGGATGCTCAGTCTTTTTTAGAAGATTCGAATACCAAAGAGGATCCTAAACAAAAATTAAAAGCCATTGTAGGATCCTACGAGTCCCTTCTTAAACAATCTTCAAAGATCATGAAGATTGGGGACTCTACTCAGCATAGACTTCTCAAAACCCAAGAAGCATTAACCGATTCTAATATAATGTTAGAGGCCGCTTATATGGACCTCAAACTTGTAACAGAGATCGGAAAGATCATCACTTCTTCTCTCGAACCTAAAGTTATCATACAATCTGTTTATGAAAATACTAAATCCATCGTTCCGATGGATGTTCTCGCGTTCGGAACCTACGACGAAGAGAAGAAAGAGATCAAATATAAGTTTTGCGTAATAGATGGAAGATATGTACCGGCTCCTTCTGTGGATTCTTTGGAAGAGGATAACCCTTCTTCCTATTGTGTAAAACAACAGAAAGAGCTGATCACTTTAGATTTAGAAAAAGACTTTCCGAATTATTTAGCAGATATCAGAAAACATTTCGGAGAGAATTCCCAATCTGCATTATATTTCCCGCTCAAAGTAGAAGAACGTTTGATCGGGATACTCACGGTCCATAGTTATTCTAAAAATGCATTTCAACCGAACCAGCTGAACATTCTAAGAACTTTGGCAAACTATGTGGCAATCGGCGTGGATAACGCGGACGCATATAGAACTCTTTCCAAAAGAAACAAAGAACTAAAAGACTCTTTGGAAAAGATCGAAGTATTAAATAAGAGCATAGAAGAAGAAAGGCAGAAGTCCGAAAATCTTCTATTGAACATTCTTCCCAGAAGTATCGCAGACCGTTTAAAAGGAGGAGAAGGTGTTATTGCAGATTATTTCCCTTCTTCGACCGTACTATTTGCCGATATAGTCGGATTTTCTAAGTTAACCACCAAGATCCAGACTCCAACTAGACTTGTAGAGATCTTAAATCGTATTTTTACAGAATTCGACGTGATCGCCGACAAATATAAATTAGAAAAAATTAAAACAATAGGCGATTGTTATATGTTAGCGGGTGGAATTCCTGTCCCAACGGAAGACCACGCGCATAAAGCGGCTCAGGCAGCACTCGACATGATACATCGTTTGAACGAATTAAAACCTGAGTTAGAATTCGAGTTTAATGTTCGTATAGGACTTCATACTGGCGAGGTCGTTGCCGGAGTGATCGGAAAGAATAAATTCGTATATGATCTTTGGGGCGATTCAGTCAATACTGCTTCTCGTATGGAGTCTCATGGAACCACAGGAAGAATCCATGTTTCAGAATCCGTCTATCTTGCCTTAAAAGATAAGTATAATTTCGAAGATAGGAATGTGATCGAGGTAAAAGGAAAAGGCCCGATGCACACTTACTTTCTAGAAGGTATTAAATAA
- a CDS encoding DUF1987 domain-containing protein, producing the protein MESLHIQQTKTSPEIILESDKGLAEIIGESYPENAMAFYKPVFDWLSAIQTANKQIQFRFQMDYFNTSSSKVIMDILDNLQKYHDKGGKVEVEWLYKEDDEDMQETGEEFSSDLSLPFKMKSYK; encoded by the coding sequence ATGGAATCCTTACATATACAACAGACTAAAACTTCACCGGAAATCATCTTAGAATCGGACAAGGGGCTCGCTGAAATTATCGGAGAATCTTATCCAGAAAACGCAATGGCGTTTTATAAACCAGTTTTTGACTGGTTGTCTGCAATCCAAACTGCAAACAAACAAATCCAGTTCCGATTTCAAATGGATTATTTTAATACTAGCTCTTCCAAAGTGATCATGGATATTTTGGACAATCTCCAGAAATATCATGACAAAGGCGGAAAGGTAGAAGTCGAGTGGCTTTATAAAGAAGACGACGAAGACATGCAGGAAACCGGAGAGGAATTCTCATCTGATTTGTCCCTGCCTTTCAAAATGAAATCTTATAAATAA
- a CDS encoding SiaB family protein kinase, whose protein sequence is MENEVVNLFKTYQETSEFNLLVSFKGRLSQEVLTELGSMIRTSLSTESKIKKIFAVFIELAQNMLHYSAERKINEEQKDAGVGILIVRENSVGYHVASGNLVLNEKIEFLTERIQKINSMSKDELKSFYQQQLRSERPEDSKGAGVGLIDIARKSDGPLVFRFDKLDGKLSFFTISAFFTKEN, encoded by the coding sequence ATGGAAAATGAAGTCGTAAATCTATTTAAGACTTATCAGGAAACTAGCGAGTTTAATCTACTCGTATCCTTTAAGGGCAGACTGTCTCAGGAAGTTCTAACTGAGTTAGGATCTATGATCCGGACTTCTTTGAGCACAGAATCAAAAATAAAGAAAATTTTCGCGGTATTTATTGAACTAGCGCAAAATATGCTGCACTACTCCGCTGAGCGAAAAATTAACGAAGAGCAGAAAGATGCAGGCGTAGGGATCCTTATAGTAAGGGAAAATTCGGTTGGCTACCATGTTGCTTCGGGAAATTTGGTACTAAACGAGAAGATCGAATTTTTGACCGAAAGGATCCAAAAAATCAACTCCATGAGTAAGGACGAATTAAAGTCCTTCTACCAACAGCAACTTAGATCGGAGAGACCGGAAGATAGCAAAGGAGCAGGTGTGGGATTAATCGATATTGCCAGGAAGTCAGATGGACCTCTGGTGTTTCGTTTCGACAAATTGGATGGCAAACTATCCTTTTTTACGATCTCCGCATTCTTTACGAAGGAAAACTAA